A stretch of Caenibius tardaugens NBRC 16725 DNA encodes these proteins:
- a CDS encoding TonB-dependent receptor plug domain-containing protein has product MTYTFRCALLVGAASLVPAIAYAEEPSTRSERVESEDEIIVQATRSGRRVQDEPVRVEVIEREEIEEKILMRPGNVAKILSETGGLRVQVTSPALGSANIRVQGMEGRYTQLLADGLPLYGGQASSLGLLQIPPTDLGQVEVIKGAASALYGPSALGGVINLVSRRPATTPEAEALINLTSRNGQDATAYAATDLGGGWGGSITGGYHRQTRQDLDHDGWIDMPGYERWTVRPRLFFEGTGGAKVFLTAGAMTEDRLGGTLKGRTTPDGTPFPQAQDTRRFDAGLVAEAPVSEIWTAHLRASGMTQKHRHLFGDVAENDRHSTIFTEASLSGKAGGTSWIGGVAFQRDSFRSRTFPAFNYAYTVPGIFGQVEHDLATDLTLSGSARMDFHNRFGTQFSPRVSLLYKPGLWTIRVSGGRGFYAPTPFVEEIEAAGLSRLEPLGDLKAETATTASFDIGYKRGPVEANLTLFGSDMRNAVELVPTGPAPQTTGVRLINASGTARMRGAELILRYRLDDFTVTGSYVYVDAKERDPDGPGRRTVPLTPRHTAGLVAMWEKHDKGRLGLEVYYTGKQSLDDNPYRTRSRPYFEVGMMGEVAIGKVRLFLNAENIFGKRQTRYDRLIRPSRGPDGRWTVDAWGPLEGFVLNGGIRVRFGGAS; this is encoded by the coding sequence TTGACCTATACATTCCGTTGCGCCCTTTTGGTGGGTGCCGCATCCCTCGTGCCTGCCATTGCCTACGCCGAAGAACCGTCCACCCGGTCCGAGCGTGTCGAAAGCGAGGACGAAATCATCGTTCAGGCGACCCGTTCAGGCCGACGCGTTCAGGATGAGCCCGTTCGTGTCGAGGTGATCGAGCGCGAAGAGATCGAGGAAAAAATCCTGATGCGGCCCGGCAATGTCGCCAAGATTCTGAGCGAAACCGGCGGCCTGCGCGTGCAGGTCACGTCCCCCGCACTGGGATCGGCCAATATCCGCGTCCAGGGCATGGAAGGCCGTTACACGCAGCTTCTGGCGGACGGCCTGCCGCTTTACGGAGGGCAGGCCTCGTCGCTTGGCCTGCTGCAGATTCCGCCCACCGATCTGGGGCAGGTGGAAGTGATCAAAGGCGCGGCCTCCGCGCTCTATGGCCCTTCCGCGCTGGGCGGGGTGATCAACCTGGTGTCCCGCCGACCCGCCACCACACCCGAAGCGGAAGCCCTGATCAATCTGACATCGCGCAACGGCCAGGACGCCACGGCCTATGCCGCAACCGATCTGGGCGGCGGCTGGGGTGGCTCGATCACGGGTGGCTATCACCGCCAGACCCGGCAGGATCTGGACCACGATGGCTGGATCGACATGCCGGGATACGAACGCTGGACGGTTCGCCCACGCCTGTTCTTTGAAGGCACCGGTGGCGCGAAAGTTTTTCTGACAGCCGGCGCAATGACCGAGGATCGCCTTGGCGGGACACTTAAAGGGCGCACCACGCCCGATGGCACGCCCTTTCCCCAGGCGCAGGATACCCGCCGGTTCGATGCCGGGCTGGTGGCCGAGGCACCGGTGAGCGAAATCTGGACCGCGCATCTGCGCGCATCGGGCATGACTCAGAAACACCGGCACCTGTTCGGCGATGTGGCGGAGAACGACCGGCATTCGACGATCTTCACAGAAGCATCCCTGTCGGGAAAAGCTGGGGGCACGTCCTGGATCGGCGGCGTGGCCTTTCAGCGGGATTCCTTCCGTTCCCGGACTTTCCCCGCCTTCAACTATGCCTACACCGTGCCGGGCATCTTTGGGCAGGTGGAGCACGACCTTGCCACCGATCTGACCCTGTCGGGAAGTGCGCGCATGGATTTCCACAACCGGTTCGGCACGCAGTTCAGCCCGCGTGTTTCGCTGCTTTACAAGCCGGGTCTATGGACCATTCGCGTCTCTGGCGGGAGAGGCTTTTATGCCCCCACCCCGTTTGTGGAAGAGATCGAGGCTGCGGGACTGTCCCGTCTGGAGCCGCTGGGCGATCTGAAGGCGGAAACAGCCACGACGGCATCGTTCGACATTGGTTATAAACGCGGGCCTGTGGAAGCGAACCTGACGCTGTTCGGTTCCGATATGCGCAATGCCGTGGAACTCGTGCCGACAGGACCTGCACCGCAAACAACCGGCGTGCGCCTGATCAACGCATCGGGTACCGCAAGGATGCGCGGTGCCGAGCTTATCCTGCGTTATCGGCTGGACGACTTCACGGTGACCGGAAGTTATGTCTACGTCGATGCGAAAGAGCGGGACCCCGATGGCCCCGGACGCCGGACGGTGCCGCTCACGCCCCGACACACGGCGGGTCTGGTCGCGATGTGGGAGAAACACGACAAAGGCCGTCTGGGGCTTGAGGTCTATTATACCGGCAAACAGTCGCTCGATGACAACCCCTACAGAACCCGTTCCCGCCCCTATTTCGAGGTTGGCATGATGGGCGAAGTGGCGATCGGGAAAGTGCGGCTGTTTCTCAATGCCGAAAACATCTTCGGCAAGCGGCAGACCCGCTACGATCGCCTGATCCGGCCATCGCGGGGGCCGGACGGGCGCTGGACCGTGGATGCCTGGGGGCCGTTGGAAGGCTTCGTCCTAAATGGGGGGATACGCGTCCGTTTTGGCGGCGCATCGTAA